DNA from Triticum aestivum cultivar Chinese Spring chromosome 7D, IWGSC CS RefSeq v2.1, whole genome shotgun sequence:
tacttttgttcttgaggtcacgggagaagtcatgtcgcaagtaatcatgtgaacttgatatgtgttcgatattttgatgatatgtatgttgtgattcccttagtggtgtcatgtgaacgtcgactacatggcacttcaccatctttgggcctaactcctaagggaatgcattgtggagtagttattagatgatgggttcctagagtgacagaagcttaaaccctattttatgcgctacttcgtaagggaccaagatttggatccaaatgtttaatgttatggttagattttatcttaatacttttctcgtagttgccgatgcttgcgagggggttaatcataagtgggaggtttgctcaagtaagaacaacacccaagcaccggtccacccacatatcaaattatcaaagtagcgaatgcaaatcaaaccaacatgatgaaagtgactagatgaaattcccgtgtgccctcaagaacactttgcttattataagagacgttttggcctgtactttgccacaaaaggattgggctaccttgctgcactttatttaacgTTACCGTTACTtgtttgttacaaattatcttcctatcaaacaacctgttaccgactatttcagtgcttgcagaaaataccttgctgaaaaccacttgtcatttccttctgctcctcgttgggttcgacactcttacttatcgaaagtactaagattgatcccctatacttatgggtcatcatgTGGATGTAGTACTAGATGACAACAATGAATAACAAGAAGATATCTTTGAGAAAGATGATCCCTTGAATGATGATGACCTAAACCTTTCCAGAGAGGAGTTTGAGAAGTTGCGGTGTATATTTAGGGCATTTAATCTAGAGATGGATAGCAGCAACCCAATCTTCATGGTAAAGTTAGTATCACAAAGTTGTCAAGAAGGTTTGGCCAGATGCAGAACACAGTCTCTGTGTTAAACATCTATATCAAAACTTCCATCAAAAGTATAGAGGTGAGACAATGAAGAATCTTTTGTGGGCCATTGCTAGGTTAACAAATCTGGATAGTTGGAACTTGAACAGGGACAAGCTCAGGGATCAAACCTTAGAAGCTTACAACCGGTTGGATGGCAAGGCCCCAAACTTGTGGACGAAAGCAATTTTGTCAGATTTTCCCAAGTGTGACATACTATTGAATGCTTCCTCCCAGGGAAGGTGTTGAGCCCCCAAGTGCGAGGGTTTGCAGCAATCGGCAATTTTCCCTCAAAGTAGATGGCattaaggtttatcgaaccaataggagctTTGAACTACATCAAATGATAAGTATTTGCACACACAAATACAAAACTTGCCTTGGCCCCCAATGAAACTAGTAAGATTGTTAGTCTTAGTAGCCTTGCCAGTTACAAGGATTAATGCAACTCGTGTTTGAAAAAATATGATTGCAAGGGAAATAAAATAACGGAATGAAAAAATTACAACAAAGTTATTGAGGTTGAGTGTAATGGGAAAAGAATGGACTGGGATCCATGcgttcactagtggtttctctggAAAAAAAATAGCAAGGTGTGGTGAACAAATTACACTTGTGTATCGATTAAATTACAGTTTTTATGATTATGACTATACATGGCATTATTGCATATAGGTATCATGCCGGGTCATCCATAGACCATTAATTCAACTGCATCTACAACTAATACTCCACTCCAGTACTGATATctagcatgcatctcaaagtattaagtaaAGAACAGAGTAGTGTATTAAGCATAATGACATGATGTTGACGATATATTGTCTTCACCCTGCATTCAAAAGAAAACCACTCAATCATCTTTTTGTTGTAGTGGCAACATCACAACACAAGCCCTTTTCACTTTCTATCATTGGGGTAGATTactcacaagattgaacccaacaaACATACACaactttatcatgaagatcatccaTCAAACTAGGCCAAAGAAAGACAAATAGACCGAGAGATTTCTAATCTTTTCTAACATTACTATAGATTAGTTCATGCAATTTTAGTTATACCATCAAAGCATACGTATTATTTTTATCACTAACATATTAACCATTCTCAACTATCAATTACTATTCAAATCTAAAAAAAAGTAAAGCAAAAGAGTTCTAATCATTTCAGACAGGACTACCGCAATGCTCTAAgaagtataagtgaagcaatagagcaattCTATAAATGCAAGTACATGGAGTGCCATGCACATTTTATCATATGGTGTGATGATTGATCATGACCAACAATCAAAAGCAACAAACACTACAAGAATAACATGTATCATGTGTAGCGCCCCAAGACCGCGGTAAATCGCGAGTGGACATGCGGCCACGCGCGGTCGTTATCCACACCGCATGTTTCCATGTGATTCGTGCAACTCGAATACTTATGACCGGTATAACATTTTCTATTCCCCGTATGCCATTTGGTATAGCCCACGTATTTGCAACTGACATCTGCAGGAGATGGCCTGCAAGGCAGGCTCAGGCATTGAAGTGAGGGGCGCATTCATTACATTTACATCCCAGTTCCAACAGCTTGCTGCACCACGCTCCCCACTGTCTTTTTAAACTTCGGGCTAGCTTGTCATTGCTGCCCAACCCTCCTTCTCATTGCTCCTTCTCCATTTCTCTCAGTCTTGCCGCGGCTCAGAAGCATGTGTTCTTCTCCCCACCTGTTTTGGCTGCTCAACTCATCTTCTCTTGCCCTCACCTCATAGACTAACGGCAGTTGAGAAGTATGTGTTCATCTATGTCCCAACGCAGCTCTACACCACCTGCATCTCATTTCACCGCAACCCAGCTGGTGGCTCCTCTCCGAGTGCAACACGGGGTGTAAGTTCGCCATCGACCTTTCCATCCATCTATCGTTCTCAGGCCAATTTTTTTGTGTGCGGCATGGAGGATGCAGGATCTGGGTGTAGGAATCAGCAAGGAGTAGACCCTTCTTGCGGCTTACGAACTTTTTCATCCCGTGCCACTCTTGTGGCCATGTTCTTCGTCCACAACAACTGAAACTCAACCACACAGCAAAAAGATCGTCGTCGTCATCATTTTTTTAGCACTATAAACCCATTAGATGGTCTGACATGTGACATGTAGTACAAGTATTTATTTTCTGCACCATGTCGCTCCATGTAACTGCTAGTGGGCTGTGCGTGCTCATATACTAATAAAGTAGATTGATATGTTATACTTAAAGAGCAGTAAGACAGTTTAATTTCCGTTGGGCGGCTAACCATGCAAGTCAGCAAGGAGTGACCCTTTTAAGCCACCAGATATAAAATATTAACGCGCTACCGTCAGTCGTTTAATGGCAGCCAATGAAGCATAAATGCCCCCTGACAGCCATGCAGCCACCCAACAGGGATTAATGGACATGGAGATGATGTCAAAGAGCCATGCCCAGGACTTTCCCCAAACCATCGCTCATGCTAAGGTCAAACAGACGAAACAGATGTGACCGCCTAGTGCCATACCTAAGAATCAACCAGACGGGATCGATTTGAGATTAAAATGCTAacctgagagagaaagagagagagatgagaaaaTACCACCCAGCTAACAGACACGGGGCATAGCTAATGGACATGGCCTTATGCAGTGAGCACCCCAAACCTGAACTCTCCCTCAAAAAAGTCGACATGCTAATGTATGAATAGGATGAACAAATGTCAGCGCGTTCGATAATACCCAAATAAACAAAAGACATAGGATCAGATATAGTGTGTGAGATGCTACTATGCAAGTCTCCGCTTTTCCCAAGGCCACAGCTTGAGTACAGTACACGTCACCAGCGAGTCCGTGTGCTTAATGATGTCTGCCAATCACAAAAGCAGTTATGCCATTGCCCAAACTGTGACATGGGCAGACAAGCCTGTATTCATACGAACATAAATGCACTCTGAGTTCTGGCCCACTAGCGGGACGTATCACGCGAAGTATTCACGGGCACTGGTGATTAACATGTCAGGTATAGCGAATGTGCCTATATTAAGTAGCAATCGCGATGCGCACGCGGACGCACTTGATTACGGCATCGCGTGGCCGCATGTCCCAAAAATTCGCGTCCCCCAAAACCGACACTATGCTGATCTAGCAACCTTCGCATAATATTGATACCAAGACTCCACCTTCACAAAACATACACGTGAAAATGTGCACGCTATATGGTGAAGCGTCATTATCACATCACAAATTACAAATACTTCGCGCACAACAACAATAATACATATATACCACAACTCATAAAACCAGGTTTTTTCGATCAAAATCCAGCTCATGCAACGGAAGCAAAAAAAAAACCTTATATAGGTAAGGCAGAGGAGGGGCGATGGAGTGGAGGGAGGGCATAGAACGAGGCGTGGAGCACCGTCTGGATCCACAAAAGGCGGAGGCGGATGCGCTCGAGGGTAGTGGAGGCCGCATGGAGGCGCGATGTGGTGGCGATCGATGAGCGTTGAGATCCTCTTTCACCGGGAAGCAGAGGCAGCGGTGGGGATGGCTGAGAGAGGAGGTTGGTGTGCGTCCTGGCCACCGCTGACGGGGCTTTGCCGAAGGCCTCCGACAACGACGAGGAGGTGATGATGGGTGGCGAGAGAGACCCGATAGGCAAGCTAGGGGTTCAGTTCCTGATAAACAAAATGTAAGAAACAACATTGAACACTTTCAGATCTTAGTACAGGAAGTATTATACGGAGTATTATTTTTCAGGGTTGACCAGACAATACTTCAGGGGTTTGATTAAGATATAGAAAGAAACATGGACATTGTATTTTTTCCAACATTTCGATGAACACACAGCAACTATTATTTGAGAAAATTTTAGGTTCGATCAGCTTTTTGTAGGGATTTGATTTAGATATGGAAAGAAACATGACATAATTTTTCATTCCAGCATTTCAACAAAGATCACACGTCGACCTCGGCAAACATAATGTTAATAGAAGAAGCATCAAACATAAGCAAGAAACGGAATGTTTCCACATCTCAGTAGCAACAAGAACAGATAGGGAATTGCACTTGAATTCATTTTGCAATTCACATCAACAACTGATAAAGAAAATGTAAGAAACAGCATCAAAGATTTTCAGATCATAGTACTGGAACTACTAAATTATTTCAGTATTTTACTGAAGAACACAGTACGGGGACATAGTATTTTCAGAGTTGATCAGACAATTCTTAAGGAATTTGATTCATCAGATATAGAAAGAAAAATGGACACTTGATTTTCAAATCTCAGTAATCGCATCTCCAGACCACGCCTCAATACATCAATTGTTATTTTAGGAAGACTTTCATATCTCAGTGCAGGAACTATTATTTCAAGATAATTCAGAGTTTACCAAAGACATTTGAGGGATTTGATTCATATACAGAAAGAAGCACGACACTAGATTCCATTCAAGCATTTCGACAAACACACAGTATACTGCCTCTTCAAGATCACACCTCAATCGCTAAACCCACCAATCTGACGAACCAAGAACAGGGATTGCAAATGGAAACGAGCACCTATCCATCAGTGCTTCGACCTCGGCGACGTCCTCCTTGccgccggcacctccggagccttcCTCTTCGGTGACGTCCTCGGCTCCGCACCAGCCGCAGGCGCCACCGCCTTCCTCTTCAGCGACTTCTTGGCAGGTGCCTCAGCGGCCGGAGCAGGAACCGCCGCAGCAGAAGCAGCAGCCTTCTTCCTGAGCGACGCCTTGGCCGGAGCCGCGGCCATGGGCTTCTTCTTCGCGCCGCCCTCGAGCTGCGCGGCGGCGATGCGGTCGAACTCGTCGGAGAGCTTCCTGGCGCGCTTcctcttggcggcggcggcgatggtcaCGAGCGGCACCCCCTCGCCCTCGGACTCGCCGGACTCGgagtcctcatcatcatccaccacCTCGCGCCGCATCGCCTTCTCCTGGGCCGCGACCTCCGCCTCGTCCTCGGAGTCGTCGTCGTCGGAGCCGAGCGCGTCGTCGAGGGTGGCAGGCGCGGGCCCGTGCCCCGCGGCGCGGACCTTGGACTTGgaggccttggcggacttggcggAGACCCTGGCGTCGCGGCGCGCGGTGCGGCGGAGCTTGATGAGGTTGCCCTCGATGCGGCCCTGCAGGCGGAGGCGCTTGGCGCCGAGCCCGCCCATGGACCAGTGCGCGTCCCGCGCCCAGCAGAGCAGCGCGTCGGTGACGGGCGCCGGCGGGTCGACACGGTCGCCCGGGAAGACGCGGGGGCGAGGCAGGCCGCCGCCGTAGAACCTGCCCGGACCGAGCGCGACCACCATGGTGAATGAGATCCGACGGAAACTTCTTGATCTCTTGATCCGGCGGCCCTTGTCTCTCGCTCTGTGGATCTGGATGAAGGTGAGTAGGGAGAATTGCGGCGGTGGGGATGGGGATGgatgagagagagaggggccggcgaGGGGGTTTATAGGTGGGAGGGAGGCGCGCGTGGCGGGAAATTGAGCAGAGGGGATGGCATTGGCGCCAAGAAAATGGCGGTAAAAGAAACTTGGCGCGGGGAGGGGAACAGGGTCTGCGCGGGAAGGCGCCGCGGCGTGGGAATGGAGATGGCGGGAGGCGGGAGGGCCCCGTTCTGTCTATGCGTTCCGGTCCCACTTGGCAGGCTGCTCCCGTTCCCGCTCCTCTCTCTGCGACTGGGTCCCACTTGGCAGGCCGTTCTCGTTCCCACTCCTCTCTATGCGCCTGGGCCCTGCTTGGGAGGCTTCCTCACCTCTCTCTGTGCAGTGGGCCCAAAGTAATATCTTCGTTTGGTTTATACACAAGTCGTGTATTCATTTAAACTTGGTAGACAAAATATTAGTATTACCTTTGGGTTAGTTTTAGGGACAATGGTTTTTTGAAACCTGGTTCCACACGCCCCCAttgtaaataaataataaaatcaaaagaATGTTGCGTGTCGAGTTTCACGAAGAAATGACATCCGTGATTTTGAGATTCGATTTTGTTTTCTTCAATAAGAATACCacatgtgtcttttttttttgaaatttcacaTGTGAGTAGAATATTCGACAAAGTTTGAAAAAATAGAATATTAAAATTGTTTGAATTCTTTACTATTTTTAAAAAAATCTAGTATTTTGGAATGGGTGATGGGTGCACGTGGAACCATGTCCACCTTTGTATTTTCGTAGTTTTATCCTTTAATTATTTTCATTTTGAAGAgcatagatgatgtaaaatagtcCTGGACCACTTTTTACATCACACGATGACAAAAACGCTGttccaatagatgatgtagatgTAAAAAAAATTACCCGCAAATAGAGCATGATGTAAAATAGGCTTCCAAgtgatgcaaatttgcatcacTTGATGCTCCCAAGCAAATTTTATATCACCAGGTGACCACGCGGCTAGAGCAAAAATTACATCACCAAGTGCTCCAAGAGATGATGTAAAACAGGACACACATAAGACAAACATGATGTATTTTGCAACGAAAATCCGTTTCTGATCGAGGGAACAGCTGAGGCCGGAATCTCAGCCGATGGTGTCCTTGGGATGCACGTGTATATCTGTATTCCTGAGCGTATGCGTCTCTTGTTTTTTCATGGTATTCGGTGATGGGTCCCGCGCTTTAAAGCGCAGCTCAACGACCACGCCGTAGCGGAACGGGATAAACGCGGATGGATCAGATATTTTTCTGAGCCTACCCGTCCCGTTATTCTCACGGGCGCATTAACTTTTCTACCAGACACCCTTTTTCGAAAATGCCAGCGGAATAAGTAGCAGCAGTGTGATTTTTATGCACAACCAGGTGGGCAAACAACATTACTGAAGCACTATTGATCAGCTGTCAACTACTTCCtctgtcccagaatataagaacgtttttgacactatgctAGCTGTGATGTTATTAGTGATTGGCAAATTCAGATTTATCAGGACAGACACCACGGCTTTATCTGAAAACAACTGTTTACAATCAGGAGGAACAAGCGGGGAAGTTCAGACACAAGTAACGCTCTAGAAAATCCTCGATTATTATAGTTTTACACATGGTATGAAAAAAGTCCTAAGCGTTGGGCACAAGCGGCCTCATGCAGGAGGTGCGACGTTGTCCCATCACACAACAGTTCTTGCACGTAACAGTCTTGCGAGGTTGTTTTGGCACAGGCAGATTGTCCTCTTATGCCCTGGGAACTTGCATATACTGCACAACCTTGTGCGCTTACTCAAGCCTTCGTATGACACTTTCTCTCTGCTCGAGCACGGCCGGCCAACACCATGCTTCTTGCTTGGAGCAGACAAACCAGCGAGGGCATCCCAATTGCCAGACGCAGTCATGCTGTTCTCATTGTCACCCATCTGTGCATCAATGTTTATGATTGCCCCTACTGAGCCATTGTTCTTTCGACTTGATTCAGCAGCTATCCTATCCTCAATTCCTAGACCATCCGTCTTTTCCGCCAGCGGAGATACCTCTACGATTAAGTCCTTGATCCTCCCAAATACGAGCTCGTAGGCAGAGATTGATGAGTCTCCAATCCTCACCAGTTCCATGGCGTGCAGGTACAGGGTTGAGCTCCGACAGGTAAAACATTGATTCGCAGCCTGATCCTTTTGAAAGTGAGCTATGTGTTGTGGCAAGATGTCTCTATCATCTTTCGCCCACCTTTTTAGGATGTGCCGCTTGGGTATCTCCGGTACACCAACGTGGTTCACCACCTGCGCACACGAGCAAAAATCGCTAAGCACCACGGGTGATAGCAAACAATAGATAGAACAACCCCTGCATAATGTCATGTCAGAAAGTAACCTTCAAAGCATGGCAGCGAAGCATTCCCATGTGGGCAAACTGCCCACATTCACATTCAAACCAGTCAACTTCATCTGATATGGTCACCTCGTATTCGACCTTACTCCACTTCTCTCGTTTTAAGGCGTCGTTGTGCCTTGcgatatttttctttttcttttcaatcTCCTCGACTTGGTATGATCCACCTTCAAACAGATTCTCACCAAATTGTTCGAACATCTTTCTCGTGTAAACCTTACTCGCGTGCCTTTCGATAGCAACGTTTGTCCTCATCATAGCACTACTCTGAGTAGCACCAAAAAAGAGATAATTTGTTAATTCTGTTGGCTGATATATACAAAAACCAGAGCAACAAATATGAAAGACAATGTACATAAATTCGGCTTACAATCCTTGTCCTGTTTTCTTGGTAGCTTTCATCTGATCCCCGGTCGAATTGTAGCCTCGTGTACTGACGGACGAACACATGCATTGGGCTTGATGCCCATTTGCGACGTATCTCGAACTGGCTTGTCTTGTAATTGTGGGACTTCAAATTGTATTTTTCAACAAGTATACCCAGGCAGCCTCAAATTCTTCAACACTTGTCATGTGATTCACCACTTTATGGAATTCAGCCCTGAACTCGCTCTTGTTGGTGTATAGTGAGCCAAGATTCTCTTTTGCTTTCTTAAGAACATGGACATGCAAATTAATCCTTCAGCATTCCACTGTAATTTTATTTCCTTCAGTGCCAGCTATATCATTACCCTGTTTCTGTCTAGATAAACAAATATGCTTAAGGTTGGAAACTCTGAATCATCTGCATTTATTTGCTGCTTATTCATCAGTATATGGCAGATTAGTCATGGAAAATTTAATAAAAGAGGGAGATATTATACATCAGCATCATGAGTTGATTTAATAACGAGACATCAGCTCAATCTTACTTAGAATCAAAGTTCACCACTAACAGAATAGCACCTAAGTTTATTTTAAATTTTACTGCATGAGATTTCTCGTTGGACATATTATCCTTTTGCCAACTCTAATGATAGAGATTAATTGTTTAAAATTAAGACGAGCATGTGCGGGTCATTCACTTGCATTAACTTTTGGATTAACAATGTAGAGTTCTGTACTTCTGTTGTGTTGCCGGGCTCAGGATGGCCAACAAATCAAAATGACCAGCTGCCCGCTAAGGTATTGTTTCACTTACAAGTCATACTCTCAAATTCAAGTTTATTTCTCATACAAAATCATTCCTTTCTTTTTTCAGGACTTGGGTAGCCAATCAAGTCATGCACAAGACTACAAGAGAAACACTTTTGAATAGCTCTATATAAACTTTGCTTCTGAGGATTGCTCTACAAAACAATTACCTTCGGATGTAATACTTCCCTTTGAGATGTAGTAATTCACCTTACTATTCCTTTTGATGTTAGATGTGGAACTGTTCTGCCGTCAAGAAAGATACTGATTAGTTGCTGGTAAGTTTTTCACGGTTTAGCTTTCCAGTTAAATATGGTCTTGGGCACTAAATTTGAAAGGATTGTTCGCCAATTCGTGATTTCACCTACACTTATGTGATTAAAAAGCAGAGAAGGTGTATAGATGAAGCTGGACAGCTCGTATACTTCCAATTTCAGTACGTGCATATGTCAATACATGGATAAGTGAGCTGGTTAGCTAGTACAGAGTAGATAGAAGCAACTAGAATCACCTTTGCCTGTTGACATGCATCGAGCTTGCtgaaattttgtctattttggacCTCTTCCACGGAGCTGTACAAGGAGTGGCTATGGAGTGTGGAACAGCAGCAGTCCGCTGGATAAGGCAAGGAAAAAAGATATTCTGCTAAATTCGGCTCGGCTACGCAGCGGCAGACGGCGCGATTACGTTTCTGATCCTTGGGTCAGGTTCTCATGACGGATCCGATCCACGGCTCGGCTCGTCAGGGTAACGTGTATTTAAAAAAAACCGAGCCCTGGACGCTGGCGTACATCACTGTTTATCCCCGTATACCGCCAGTCGACATCAATTTCTTCCACACGTATTTCCTGCCACGGACACACTAGCGCAAATCCCTATAGCTGGACGTACCACCAAGATAACATGTTCAGATGCCGCCCATCTCAGTAACGCTGCTCTATATTTTGCAACACCTatttacatcatctgttggagttggAGGTTTTTGATGAGGTAAAAAACCAAAATTTGGCCATGTAAATTTTTACTCAAAGCACCACAATTTGATGATGAATTTTACACcatttattggagatgctctaatagttCAGTAGTATAATATGGGATACTACTGGACTGTCGGCATCCAATCTCTGACCAAAAATGCACACACTGCCTGTACATAACTTATATCAAAGGCCTTGTATTCAAAACTACTTTCTTGTGATAGCGAATTACTTTCTCACGATTGTGCCTTTGTAACCATTAGCAAGAAAAAATGTTGTAGAAGAAGTGTACAGTCAAGGCTTGAATTTGCACTGTTAAAATACatcttgtatatatatatatagggaggAAGCTCTATTCTGTAACAACCAAAGTTTCAGACACAGCATAACAAATCGCTTTAAGGACAACCACAATATAATTGTTTCTGGGTACATATATCATATATATCAGCATCAGATTACAGATGCATGGACTGACGACACACAATGACAGGTTCACAGCAGGACATGGTAATATAGCACCTTATTCCACTTGCCTCATCCTCAGAAAATATCACAAACAGCTCTGCTTTCTGGGAACAGGCAAGGCAATTACATACACGATAAATAGAAATCGGTACCTGGCCGCTAAATTCCGCGGTTAGAAGCACATGCTAGGGGTTGGTGCAGGAGCGCCGGCGTTAGCAGAGCCAGGCATCTTCAGTGCAAGAGGATCCCACGCCTTGCCCTCGGCATCGCTGCAGCTGCCGCCCTTGTCTGGATACATGACAGTGACTGCGGTGGCGGGGCCGGCAGTGCCCTTTGCAGCCAGAGTCTTCAGGCGGATGCGCTCGGCCCTAGACCCGATGGTCTGCCCGAGGATGGAGGCTGCTATGGTGAACACCATCGCGGTCCTGGGCATGTTGACGGACTTCCTCAGCATCGCAATGAACGGAACGGCAGCATGGACTGCTGCGAACCACTGGGGGGAGAATTTCTTGGTGTGCTCGCGCCACACCCCTAGAGGGACGTTCGCTGCCATTCCGAGCATTGCGATGGCTACCATCTTTGCAGGCAGGGGCTGGGGACGGAGGGACTTCACGAGGGTTGTGCGTGCAAGGGCTGCTCGTGCAGCAACAATCGCAGGCGGGCACTTCAGCTTCATACCAGCTGGTGGCTGTAGAGCCTTGGCGACAAGGGGCAGAACGCCACTCATTGCCCGGTAAGAACGGGCAAGTGGGCACTGCCCATTTTCTAGCCATTCATCGCTCATTGCCTCGTGGGATGGTGGGTTGCCTCCTTTTTGCTGATAAGAATACAGAGGAGAACATGAGCAAACTAGTTGGATATATGAAAATATTGGTTACACATAAGTGCCTTTCTGATCAACACTAGCACTTGACTATCAAAAGAAGCTAAACATGGTAATGGAATCACAATTATTCActtcaaagaaaagaaaaaa
Protein-coding regions in this window:
- the LOC123167189 gene encoding 60S ribosomal protein L22, whose amino-acid sequence is MVVALGPGRFYGGGLPRPRVFPGDRVDPPAPVTDALLCWARDAHWSMGGLGAKRLRLQGRIEGNLIKLRRTARRDARVSAKSAKASKSKVRAAGHGPAPATLDDALGSDDDDSEDEAEVAAQEKAMRREVVDDDEDSESGESEGEGVPLVTIAAAAKRKRARKLSDEFDRIAAAQLEGGAKKKPMAAAPAKASLRKKAAASAAAVPAPAAEAPAKKSLKRKAVAPAAGAEPRTSPKRKAPEVPAARRTSPRSKH
- the LOC123167191 gene encoding protein FAR1-RELATED SEQUENCE 6 — its product is MHVFVRQYTRLQFDRGSDESYQENRTRISSAMMRTNVAIERHASKVYTRKMFEQFGENLFEGGSYQVEEIEKKKKNIARHNDALKREKWSKVEYEVTISDEVDWFECECGQFAHMGMLRCHALKVVNHVGVPEIPKRHILKRWAKDDRDILPQHIAHFQKDQAANQCFTCRSSTLYLHAMELVRIGDSSISAYELVFGRIKDLIVEVSPLAEKTDGLGIEDRIAAESSRKNNGSVGAIINIDAQMGDNENSMTASGNWDALAGLSAPSKKHGVGRPCSSREKVSYEGLSKRTRLCSICKFPGHKRTICLCQNNLARLLRARTVV
- the LOC123167190 gene encoding uncharacterized protein, with the translated sequence MEMLFSSLFCDSASSENFSGHPGVERCPFLRNINGATTFSFSSALPVAARGGKGPIFEDGPGFESAFKLFHGQDGIVPLSGRSYVPDENRSESTDVKPEPALPFNPLAARAATISLSAFGPFGFNFFNGKGKKQNKKPNNLDQSHKKPNKPDQNSMKQKGGNPPSHEAMSDEWLENGQCPLARSYRAMSGVLPLVAKALQPPAGMKLKCPPAIVAARAALARTTLVKSLRPQPLPAKMVAIAMLGMAANVPLGVWREHTKKFSPQWFAAVHAAVPFIAMLRKSVNMPRTAMVFTIAASILGQTIGSRAERIRLKTLAAKGTAGPATAVTVMYPDKGGSCSDAEGKAWDPLALKMPGSANAGAPAPTPSMCF